The following proteins are encoded in a genomic region of Bacillus sp. BGMRC 2118:
- a CDS encoding cupin yields MKLFTFSKEIGKEIKAFGSNFVMSRIGTGEEGFHVGCMYLDKNDVIGRHDAVTSQLFLVVSGEGWVSGADHEKVRINVGEAAFWEKGESHEAGSETTMIAIVIEAESLNPAMMLL; encoded by the coding sequence CGTTTTCAAAAGAGATTGGCAAAGAAATAAAAGCATTTGGGTCAAATTTTGTGATGTCTAGGATTGGTACAGGTGAAGAAGGATTTCATGTTGGGTGTATGTATTTAGATAAAAATGATGTGATTGGAAGACATGATGCGGTTACCTCTCAGCTATTTTTGGTTGTTTCAGGTGAAGGATGGGTAAGTGGGGCAGATCATGAAAAGGTACGAATCAATGTAGGTGAAGCTGCGTTTTGGGAAAAAGGTGAGAGCCACGAAGCGGGTAGCGAAACAACTATGATAGCAATAGTCATTGAAGCAGAGAGTTTGAATCCTGCGATGATGCTTTTGTAA
- a CDS encoding amino acid permease, producing the protein MTQQSCSQTSSGGKQSGSEQGDLKWWQLSLIGIGCTIGTGYFLGSSIGIKITGPAIVISFLLAALGTYVVFHFLAQMTAEDPQEGSFCYYAGKAFGRWAGFGCGWNYWSSKILIMGSQLTALSILSRFWFPKVPLWIFATGYAILSIIVVILGTKGFDKVENILAVTKTAAIIMFIILAGAALLGWIPGGPDNQPGFPNTVDKIFPEGYRAFGSSLIYAFYAYGGIETIGLMSMQLKNKEDAPKSGQVMLIVLTIIYVISMILAISMVSYEAINEKESPFVTALKEYDLSFFPHVFNAAIITAGFSTMTASLFAVTNLLVTLAKSGDAPSIFEKKIKWKETPLASLGLATIGLSGSIIAALLLPGKIYEYITTAAGILQMYNWGFIILSSMKILEMHVKDKISAWTGVLLLTAAISGVVIEKSIRIGFFLSILLVVIIGIVTFIMTRVWKKELKHT; encoded by the coding sequence ATGACTCAACAAAGCTGTAGTCAGACAAGTAGTGGAGGTAAACAGAGTGGCAGTGAACAAGGAGATTTAAAGTGGTGGCAATTATCACTTATCGGTATCGGTTGTACAATCGGAACCGGCTACTTCCTTGGTTCAAGCATTGGAATTAAAATCACAGGTCCTGCCATTGTTATATCGTTCTTACTGGCTGCCTTGGGTACATATGTTGTATTCCATTTTCTTGCTCAAATGACAGCAGAGGACCCTCAAGAAGGCTCTTTTTGTTATTATGCCGGAAAAGCCTTTGGGCGGTGGGCAGGGTTTGGCTGTGGCTGGAACTACTGGAGTTCCAAAATACTTATTATGGGGAGTCAATTGACTGCCCTATCGATTCTATCAAGGTTTTGGTTTCCTAAAGTGCCTCTATGGATATTTGCAACAGGATATGCCATTTTATCCATAATTGTTGTAATTCTTGGAACAAAGGGCTTTGATAAAGTAGAAAATATACTGGCTGTTACGAAAACAGCTGCCATTATCATGTTTATCATCTTGGCCGGAGCAGCCTTACTAGGGTGGATCCCGGGAGGACCTGATAACCAACCAGGTTTTCCAAATACAGTTGATAAGATTTTCCCAGAGGGCTACCGAGCATTTGGGTCTTCGCTCATATATGCTTTCTACGCCTATGGTGGAATCGAAACAATAGGGCTCATGTCTATGCAGTTAAAGAACAAAGAAGATGCCCCAAAATCCGGTCAAGTAATGTTAATTGTCCTAACGATAATTTATGTGATTTCAATGATTCTTGCAATTAGCATGGTGTCATATGAAGCCATTAATGAAAAAGAAAGTCCATTTGTGACAGCGTTAAAAGAATACGATTTATCCTTTTTCCCACACGTCTTTAACGCAGCTATCATTACTGCCGGCTTTTCCACGATGACAGCTTCATTATTTGCTGTAACAAATTTATTAGTTACCTTAGCAAAAAGCGGAGATGCTCCTTCCATCTTTGAAAAAAAAATAAAATGGAAAGAAACTCCACTTGCTTCACTCGGACTGGCAACTATTGGACTTTCAGGCTCCATTATTGCGGCATTACTATTGCCAGGTAAAATTTATGAGTATATTACCACAGCTGCGGGTATTTTACAGATGTATAACTGGGGCTTTATTATACTGTCCTCAATGAAAATACTTGAAATGCATGTGAAGGACAAAATATCAGCTTGGACTGGGGTATTGTTATTAACTGCTGCAATTAGTGGTGTCGTGATAGAAAAAAGTATACGAATTGGTTTCTTCTTGAGTATATTGCTTGTTGTCATTATAGGTATTGTCACCTTTATCATGACAAGAGTATGGAAAAAGGAATTAAAACATACGTAA
- a CDS encoding DUF421 domain-containing protein: MDFAGIAIKLVVGYVALMAITKILGKTQINQLTPFDFISALALGELVGGAIHEKDITSWQIIYVVLIWGALVYITEMITQKFKRTRSLLEGKPSLIIHKGNINYQALKKNKLDLDQLQLLLRKKDVFSIQEVEYAVLETDGTVSVLKSSSAASPTRSDLQLKKEQVFLPMAFVLDGEIVKDNLEEAGFDEKWLRGQLQVHGINRIQDCLFAEYKEGEALHVMKY; the protein is encoded by the coding sequence ATGGATTTTGCTGGCATTGCGATTAAGTTAGTAGTTGGTTATGTAGCCCTAATGGCCATTACAAAAATTCTCGGTAAAACACAGATTAATCAACTAACTCCATTTGACTTCATCTCAGCACTGGCACTTGGTGAATTAGTGGGTGGTGCCATACATGAGAAGGACATTACTTCATGGCAAATTATTTATGTTGTACTCATATGGGGAGCACTTGTTTACATTACGGAAATGATTACTCAAAAATTTAAACGGACAAGGTCTTTATTAGAAGGAAAACCCTCTCTGATCATTCACAAAGGAAATATTAACTACCAAGCCTTAAAGAAAAACAAACTAGATCTTGATCAACTTCAACTTCTATTACGTAAGAAGGATGTTTTTTCTATTCAAGAAGTAGAATATGCCGTTTTGGAAACAGACGGAACGGTTAGTGTATTAAAATCTTCCTCTGCTGCGTCTCCAACTAGAAGTGATTTACAGTTAAAGAAAGAACAAGTTTTCCTACCTATGGCGTTTGTATTAGATGGTGAGATTGTAAAGGATAATTTAGAAGAAGCCGGTTTTGATGAAAAATGGCTAAGGGGACAATTGCAAGTTCACGGTATCAATCGTATTCAGGATTGTTTATTTGCAGAATACAAAGAAGGAGAAGCTCTTCATGTTATGAAGTATTAG
- a CDS encoding aspartate--ammonia ligase, whose translation MTKVNTENRGYVSFLNLIETEIAMKKLKEHFERELEKNLHVTKVSAPLVVKNGNGINDNLNGTERIVSFNAAQILPHDIEIVQSLAKWKRTALKKYGFKSDEGLFTNMNAIRRDEELDELHSIYVDQWDWEKVIEKKDRHIDKLKSEVKKIYRAIKHTEAFIEKEYPTIKAILPEEIKFITTFELEEMYPDLTPKERENKITKLYGAVFIMQIGCILPSGKKHDGRSPDYDDWMLNGDIVLWNEELERAFEVSSMGIRVDKDALIKQLLLEKCEDRLELEYHQSILTETLPFSIGGGIGQSRLCMFLLKKLHIGEVQASVWNEEVISDCMRKNIPLL comes from the coding sequence ATGACAAAAGTGAATACCGAAAATCGTGGATATGTTTCCTTTTTAAACTTAATAGAAACAGAAATTGCAATGAAGAAATTAAAGGAGCACTTTGAACGGGAATTAGAAAAAAATTTACATGTAACGAAAGTTTCAGCACCCTTGGTGGTTAAGAATGGTAATGGCATCAATGATAATTTAAATGGAACTGAGCGGATTGTTTCGTTCAATGCAGCTCAAATATTACCTCACGATATTGAGATCGTTCAATCTTTAGCTAAATGGAAAAGAACAGCTTTAAAAAAGTATGGATTCAAAAGTGATGAGGGCTTATTTACAAATATGAATGCAATTAGGCGTGATGAGGAGTTGGATGAACTTCATTCGATTTATGTTGATCAATGGGATTGGGAAAAGGTAATCGAAAAAAAAGACCGACACATAGATAAATTAAAAAGTGAAGTAAAGAAAATTTATCGTGCAATAAAACATACAGAAGCATTTATTGAAAAAGAGTATCCAACTATAAAGGCAATTCTTCCTGAAGAAATCAAATTTATCACCACCTTCGAGCTTGAAGAAATGTATCCAGATTTAACACCAAAAGAAAGAGAAAATAAAATTACAAAACTATATGGAGCAGTCTTTATTATGCAAATTGGATGCATCTTACCTTCAGGGAAAAAGCATGATGGCCGCTCTCCTGATTATGATGATTGGATGCTAAATGGAGATATTGTTCTATGGAATGAAGAATTAGAAAGAGCATTCGAAGTATCGTCAATGGGGATACGCGTAGACAAGGATGCCTTAATTAAGCAGTTGCTCTTGGAAAAATGCGAAGATCGATTAGAATTAGAGTATCATCAATCCATTCTAACAGAGACATTACCATTCTCTATAGGTGGTGGCATTGGGCAGTCAAGGTTATGTATGTTTCTACTTAAGAAACTGCACATTGGCGAGGTTCAGGCATCTGTTTGGAACGAAGAAGTAATCAGTGACTGCATGAGAAAAAACATACCTTTATTATGA
- the spoVAD gene encoding stage V sporulation protein AD, whose translation MGKMKRTWMFENKPVILSSAAVGGPFEGNGNLAEDFDIIHKDTWLGEDSYEKAHRVLLEEAVTTSIQKASLKKDDIQFLFAGDLINQITPSSFAARTLGTPYFGLFGACSTSMEGLALGSFVINHGGADYIATAASSHNSAVEKQFRYPTEYGGQKPPTAQWTVTGAGACILGQKGEGPRVTSATIGKVIDMGLSDPFNMGGAMAPAAVDTIEAHFKERGIDPSYYDLILTGDLGKIGREVALDLMTEHNIGIKPEQFQDCGLLIYKEDQPVMAGASGAGCSASVLYGHLLNRMRKGELKRILVVATGALLSQITFQQKESIPCIAHAVSIEAGGES comes from the coding sequence ATGGGGAAAATGAAACGAACTTGGATGTTTGAAAATAAACCCGTCATTCTCTCTTCTGCAGCAGTTGGTGGACCATTTGAAGGGAATGGAAACTTGGCAGAAGACTTTGATATCATACACAAGGATACGTGGTTAGGTGAGGATTCGTATGAAAAGGCACACCGTGTATTACTGGAGGAAGCAGTAACAACCTCCATTCAAAAGGCTTCCTTAAAGAAAGACGACATCCAGTTTTTATTTGCAGGAGACTTAATTAATCAAATTACGCCTTCAAGTTTTGCTGCAAGAACTCTTGGAACTCCATATTTTGGTTTATTTGGTGCTTGTTCAACCTCAATGGAGGGACTTGCATTAGGGAGTTTTGTAATTAATCATGGTGGGGCAGACTATATCGCTACAGCAGCATCCAGTCATAACTCAGCGGTTGAAAAGCAGTTTCGTTATCCTACAGAATATGGAGGGCAAAAGCCTCCTACTGCGCAGTGGACGGTTACTGGGGCTGGTGCTTGTATATTAGGACAAAAGGGAGAAGGGCCAAGGGTAACATCTGCTACGATTGGAAAAGTAATTGATATGGGATTATCAGATCCGTTCAATATGGGTGGAGCGATGGCTCCAGCAGCAGTAGATACAATCGAAGCACATTTTAAGGAACGGGGTATTGATCCATCTTATTATGATTTAATTTTAACAGGTGATTTAGGAAAAATTGGTAGAGAAGTGGCATTAGATCTAATGACAGAGCACAATATTGGAATTAAACCAGAACAGTTCCAGGATTGTGGACTATTAATTTATAAAGAAGATCAACCTGTCATGGCAGGTGCAAGTGGAGCAGGCTGTTCAGCCAGTGTGTTATATGGACACTTATTAAATCGGATGAGAAAAGGGGAACTAAAACGTATATTAGTCGTCGCAACAGGAGCATTACTTTCGCAAATTACGTTTCAGCAGAAAGAATCAATTCCTTGTATTGCTCATGCTGTCTCCATTGAAGCAGGAGGTGAAAGCTGA
- a CDS encoding GNAT family N-acetyltransferase has product MDVKVVTNKTEFEDALIVRREVFIEEQQVPEEEEIDQYEDVCTHVVVYDDNKPVATGRLRDYEGIGKLERICVLSSHRSHGLGKVVMDQLESIALKQGFTKLKLNAQTHAEGFYEKLGYKTVSEIFMDAGIPHVTMVKNV; this is encoded by the coding sequence TTGGACGTTAAAGTAGTGACAAACAAAACTGAGTTTGAAGATGCGCTTATAGTTCGAAGAGAAGTATTTATCGAAGAACAACAAGTTCCGGAAGAAGAAGAAATTGATCAATACGAAGATGTGTGTACTCATGTAGTTGTCTATGATGATAACAAGCCTGTTGCAACAGGACGGTTACGAGACTATGAGGGAATTGGAAAACTAGAAAGAATATGCGTTTTGTCATCTCACAGAAGTCATGGGCTTGGCAAAGTGGTCATGGACCAACTAGAATCAATTGCGTTGAAACAAGGTTTTACTAAATTAAAACTAAATGCTCAAACTCATGCTGAAGGTTTCTATGAGAAGCTTGGTTACAAAACGGTTTCAGAAATCTTTATGGATGCTGGTATTCCCCATGTGACGATGGTTAAAAATGTATAA
- the spoVAC gene encoding stage V sporulation protein AC has translation MSGKKQLTKEQQDYQDFQKDREFKRPVVKNCLKAFLVGGIICCIGQAISLFYMTFFDFTEMTVGNPTVATMIFISMLLTGFGVYDHLAQFAGAGSAVPVTGFGNAVISAAIEHRTEGFVLGVGGNLFKLAGSVVLFGTFSAFVVALIKTIVLKLGGL, from the coding sequence ATGTCAGGAAAAAAACAATTAACAAAAGAACAACAGGATTATCAAGACTTTCAGAAGGATCGTGAATTTAAGAGACCTGTTGTAAAGAATTGCTTAAAAGCATTTTTAGTTGGAGGAATCATTTGTTGTATAGGTCAGGCAATATCGTTATTTTATATGACTTTTTTTGATTTTACTGAGATGACTGTTGGAAACCCTACTGTGGCCACCATGATTTTTATCTCTATGCTTCTCACTGGGTTTGGTGTTTATGATCATTTAGCTCAGTTCGCAGGAGCTGGTTCAGCGGTACCTGTTACTGGTTTCGGAAATGCTGTTATTTCTGCCGCGATTGAACATAGGACAGAAGGATTTGTACTTGGTGTGGGTGGTAATCTATTTAAGTTAGCCGGTTCCGTCGTATTGTTTGGTACGTTTTCTGCCTTCGTAGTTGCACTAATTAAAACAATCGTACTGAAGCTAGGAGGATTGTAA
- the spoVAE gene encoding stage V sporulation protein AE — protein MIATFFWAFVVGGAICVIGQIMLDVLKLTPAHTLSTLVVTGAILDGFGWYEPLIAFAGAGATIPITSFGNSLVHGALEEASKHGIVGVLTGMFEVTSSGISAAIIFAFIGALIFKPKG, from the coding sequence ATGATTGCAACATTTTTTTGGGCCTTTGTCGTAGGTGGAGCGATTTGTGTAATTGGACAGATTATGTTGGATGTATTGAAGTTAACACCGGCACACACATTAAGCACACTTGTGGTTACCGGAGCAATATTAGATGGATTTGGCTGGTATGAGCCTTTAATCGCTTTTGCAGGTGCCGGTGCAACCATTCCTATCACAAGCTTTGGGAATTCACTCGTTCATGGAGCACTTGAAGAAGCATCAAAGCATGGAATAGTTGGCGTACTAACTGGGATGTTTGAAGTGACAAGCTCGGGTATTTCAGCTGCTATCATCTTTGCTTTCATCGGTGCATTAATCTTTAAACCTAAAGGATAA